From a region of the Nonlabens sp. Hel1_33_55 genome:
- a CDS encoding histone deacetylase → MLPIAFHPIYKHSLPDGHRFPMIKYELLPEQLKLEGIVSEQDFFEPTKLCDDIDVLRVHTTDYLDDLKNLTLDKRAARKLGFPLSEQLVERELRIAQGTIEGCIKSLKTKVAMNIAGGTHHAYTDHGEAFCLLNDQAIAARHLQHHGHADKILIVDLDVHQGNGTAEIFAGDDSVFTFSMHGAGNYPFKKEQSDLDIALPDGTDDATFLKELKQTLPDLIADQKPDFIFYLAGVDVLATDKLGRLGLTPQGCRMRDEYSFSAFAKAEHISKPFIPIQCSMGGGYSPEIKVIIDAHVNTYRAARDILL, encoded by the coding sequence ATGCTTCCCATTGCCTTCCATCCCATTTACAAACATTCATTACCAGATGGTCATCGTTTTCCAATGATCAAATATGAACTCTTGCCAGAACAATTGAAACTAGAGGGAATTGTTAGTGAACAGGATTTTTTTGAGCCTACAAAATTGTGTGACGATATTGATGTACTGCGTGTTCATACCACAGATTATCTAGACGATCTCAAAAACCTAACACTGGACAAGCGAGCTGCTCGCAAGTTAGGTTTCCCATTGAGTGAGCAATTGGTAGAAAGAGAATTACGTATCGCTCAAGGCACTATTGAGGGCTGTATCAAATCCTTAAAAACCAAAGTAGCCATGAATATTGCTGGCGGTACACATCATGCTTACACAGACCACGGCGAGGCATTTTGCCTACTAAATGATCAAGCCATTGCCGCGCGACACCTTCAACATCATGGCCATGCCGATAAGATCCTGATTGTAGATCTGGATGTTCACCAGGGCAATGGCACGGCAGAAATTTTTGCAGGTGACGATAGTGTTTTCACCTTTTCCATGCATGGTGCGGGCAACTATCCCTTTAAAAAGGAACAGTCAGATCTGGACATTGCACTTCCTGATGGTACAGATGATGCCACGTTTCTCAAGGAATTAAAGCAAACCTTACCGGACCTTATCGCAGATCAAAAGCCTGATTTTATTTTCTATCTGGCTGGTGTTGATGTTTTGGCAACAGATAAACTAGGAAGATTGGGCCTAACACCTCAAGGTTGTAGGATGCGTGATGAGTATAGTTTTTCCGCTTTCGCGAAAGCGGAACACATATCAAAACCCTTCATACCTATACAATGCAGCATGGGCGGCGGCTACTCTCCAGAAATCAAAGTGATCATCGATGCACATGTCAATACCTACCGTGCGGCTAGAGACATCCTTCTGTAA
- a CDS encoding outer membrane beta-barrel protein, with protein MSSFISLSLSRGLFLSLIIISFCANTIQAQPNEGRFIEGSIGFGLTSPNEEDIDVLGRGVFIQGEYVIALKSWFGLRPYAGFVYTNTGENSTVDALRGYKANTTALLVGGKIRLAAPIPYVAPYLEVGYGASIGKFETETRRFDIDKTGIVGHIPFTIGLAIGRDHEVEIEFTYFYQDSVEQFTGAAAIGLSFPLNNTKAEN; from the coding sequence ATGTCTTCATTTATTTCTTTATCTCTTTCTCGCGGTTTATTTCTATCTCTGATAATTATTTCTTTTTGCGCTAACACCATTCAAGCACAACCCAATGAGGGTAGATTTATTGAAGGATCTATAGGTTTTGGTTTAACGTCACCCAATGAAGAAGACATTGATGTTTTAGGTAGAGGTGTTTTCATTCAAGGCGAGTACGTCATTGCTTTAAAGTCCTGGTTCGGTTTAAGGCCTTATGCAGGGTTTGTCTATACCAATACAGGAGAAAATTCAACAGTAGATGCATTACGAGGATATAAAGCAAATACAACCGCGCTACTTGTAGGAGGTAAAATTAGACTTGCTGCTCCAATTCCTTATGTTGCACCTTATCTAGAAGTGGGTTATGGTGCTTCTATAGGTAAATTTGAAACAGAAACACGCAGATTTGACATTGACAAAACCGGGATTGTAGGTCACATTCCATTCACAATAGGTTTAGCCATAGGTAGAGATCATGAAGTGGAAATTGAATTCACTTACTTCTATCAAGATTCTGTGGAGCAATTTACGGGTGCTGCAGCCATAGGCTTAAGTTTTCCTTTAAACAATACCAAAGCTGAAAACTAA
- a CDS encoding ATP-binding cassette domain-containing protein, translated as MDKNVFHINSLSLSYGSKTILNDIDLTLKAGEIHGLLGLNGAGKSSLMQSLSGSNRKASCYAFINDNAINLKAQHLQYVAFLPQDPFVMKGVKVTDVVQYWYPDPEDQDKILYEPMLHSMHNKKVGVLSMGERRFLEFLLVFYLPHPFLMLDEPFSGLAPLQIQRVQELIKEKGSQKGILISDHYFDNILQITSQNWMLHHAKLTSIEASEVHNAYRKR; from the coding sequence TTGGATAAGAATGTGTTCCATATCAATAGCCTTAGCCTTTCTTACGGTAGTAAAACTATCCTGAATGATATTGACCTCACCTTGAAAGCCGGTGAGATTCATGGACTGCTAGGATTGAACGGAGCGGGAAAATCTTCTCTCATGCAAAGTCTGTCTGGCAGTAATAGAAAAGCGAGTTGCTATGCGTTTATAAACGATAATGCTATAAATCTGAAAGCGCAGCATTTGCAATACGTTGCTTTTTTACCTCAAGATCCATTTGTGATGAAAGGCGTGAAGGTTACTGATGTAGTCCAATACTGGTATCCAGATCCCGAGGATCAGGACAAAATCCTATATGAGCCTATGTTGCATTCTATGCACAATAAAAAAGTTGGGGTTTTATCTATGGGCGAACGCCGTTTTCTAGAATTTTTACTGGTTTTCTATTTGCCGCATCCATTTCTAATGCTGGACGAGCCATTTTCAGGATTGGCGCCGTTACAAATCCAGCGCGTGCAAGAACTCATCAAAGAAAAAGGATCCCAAAAAGGAATCCTGATTTCTGATCATTATTTTGACAATATCCTGCAAATTACTTCGCAAAATTGGATGTTGCATCATGCAAAGTTGACTTCTATTGAAGCGAGTGAAGTTCATAATGCTTATCGCAAGCGCTAA
- a CDS encoding helix-turn-helix transcriptional regulator, giving the protein MKNTAKGAAEVTHIEDGFQVVRIKNETAENVKFEHAVDRTFIQFHFCLKGSVQLAFNEGSYQLPLMEQNSYLLYNPTRDLPVNIDVASNSWVVVVLVSIKKFHSLFSPDADHVSFLSAENRDKKYYVDGKVSPSMAVALHQLMNYNLNDAIKRLYFKGKSYELLSLYFNTKDDPDTESCPFLVDEKNMAKIKMAKDIIIERMTDPPSLPDLALEIGLSLKKLKEGFKEVYGDTVYGFLLDHKLEYARQLLDSGQHNVNEVGLKVGYSTGSHFISAFKKKYGTTPKKYVTAD; this is encoded by the coding sequence ATGAAAAATACCGCTAAAGGAGCTGCTGAGGTAACGCATATAGAAGATGGATTCCAAGTCGTTCGCATTAAGAACGAAACAGCTGAAAATGTAAAGTTTGAGCACGCTGTAGATCGTACTTTTATTCAATTTCACTTTTGCTTGAAAGGTAGCGTACAGCTGGCGTTCAATGAAGGTAGTTATCAACTGCCATTGATGGAACAAAACTCCTATTTGCTATATAACCCGACCAGAGATTTGCCCGTGAATATCGATGTCGCGTCCAATAGCTGGGTGGTTGTGGTGCTGGTTTCCATCAAGAAATTCCACTCGCTGTTCTCTCCAGATGCAGATCACGTGAGTTTTTTAAGTGCTGAAAATCGGGATAAGAAATATTACGTGGATGGAAAGGTCTCACCTTCTATGGCAGTGGCGCTGCACCAATTGATGAATTATAACCTGAATGATGCGATCAAGCGATTGTATTTCAAAGGAAAATCCTATGAATTGTTGTCGCTTTACTTTAATACAAAAGACGACCCAGATACCGAATCTTGTCCGTTTCTAGTGGATGAAAAAAACATGGCCAAAATTAAAATGGCTAAAGACATCATCATCGAGCGCATGACTGATCCACCGTCATTACCAGATCTTGCGTTAGAAATAGGTTTATCCCTTAAGAAACTCAAGGAAGGTTTTAAGGAAGTTTATGGCGATACGGTCTATGGATTCCTACTGGACCATAAGCTAGAATATGCGAGACAATTACTCGATAGCGGCCAGCACAATGTCAATGAAGTAGGTCTAAAAGTAGGTTACAGCACTGGTAGTCACTTTATAAGTGCTTTCAAAAAGAAGTATGGGACCACACCTAAGAAATATGTGACTGCGGATTGA
- the hemA gene encoding glutamyl-tRNA reductase codes for MPQVSGKSYKFYAIGISYRKADAEMRGSFALSDTGISNLLEQAKAEKIPSLAVISTCNRTELYGFAQDPDDLIQLLCAHSHGTMEEFENIAYIHEEDAAIKHLFMVGTGLDSQILGDFEIIGQLKLAFKKSKKIGLLNAYMERLINAVIQSSKRIKTETQLSSGATSVSFASVQYILNEVENAQEKKILLFGTGKIGRNTCENLIKHTQNKQITLINRTKDRAERIAGKFDLVVRDYAELEEEIAGTDIMIVATGAQNPTVSKNLIVTNRPLLLLDLSIPRNVDPDVSELENVTLIHLDELSQITESTLENREHFIPQAQEIISQIIAEFDTWRESRKFAPTMFALKNKLSILKDAEIKSNRTKINNFNQEQADVLADRIIQKIAGHFANHLRDEDENTQQAIELLNKVFKLDAQTIPHE; via the coding sequence ATGCCGCAAGTTTCGGGAAAATCTTATAAGTTCTATGCCATCGGGATCAGCTATCGCAAAGCTGATGCAGAGATGCGAGGATCGTTTGCCTTGAGCGATACGGGAATTTCCAATTTACTGGAACAAGCCAAAGCAGAAAAAATCCCCTCATTAGCCGTGATCTCTACCTGCAATCGTACAGAGTTGTACGGGTTTGCTCAAGATCCTGACGATTTGATTCAGTTGCTTTGTGCGCACTCGCATGGCACCATGGAAGAGTTTGAAAACATCGCCTATATCCACGAAGAAGATGCAGCCATAAAGCATTTGTTTATGGTAGGTACTGGGCTTGACAGCCAGATCTTAGGTGATTTTGAAATTATTGGCCAGCTTAAACTTGCCTTCAAAAAGTCTAAGAAAATTGGTTTACTCAATGCCTACATGGAGCGCCTGATCAATGCTGTGATCCAGTCAAGTAAGCGCATCAAAACCGAAACCCAATTGAGCAGTGGCGCTACATCTGTTTCTTTTGCCAGCGTTCAGTACATTTTGAATGAAGTGGAGAATGCTCAAGAAAAGAAAATCTTGCTTTTTGGTACTGGAAAAATAGGACGCAATACTTGTGAAAATCTAATCAAACACACACAAAACAAGCAAATCACACTTATCAATAGAACCAAGGATCGCGCAGAGCGCATCGCTGGTAAATTTGATCTAGTAGTACGTGACTATGCAGAATTAGAAGAAGAAATCGCTGGAACCGACATTATGATCGTCGCTACGGGTGCTCAAAATCCTACAGTTTCCAAAAACCTTATCGTTACCAATAGACCTTTGTTATTGCTGGATCTTTCCATACCTCGCAATGTGGATCCTGACGTGAGCGAGTTGGAAAATGTTACTTTGATTCATCTTGACGAACTTTCCCAAATCACAGAAAGCACCCTAGAAAACAGAGAACATTTTATACCACAGGCACAGGAAATTATTTCACAAATCATAGCCGAATTTGACACGTGGCGCGAGTCCCGCAAGTTTGCGCCTACCATGTTTGCGCTCAAGAACAAGTTGTCCATTCTCAAAGATGCAGAGATCAAAAGCAACCGTACCAAAATCAATAATTTCAATCAAGAACAAGCAGATGTTCTTGCAGATCGTATCATTCAGAAAATTGCAGGTCATTTTGCAAATCATTTGCGCGATGAGGATGAAAACACTCAGCAAGCCATTGAATTGCTCAATAAGGTTTTCAAACTAGACGCACAGACTATACCGCATGAGTAA
- the hemC gene encoding hydroxymethylbilane synthase: MSKQIRIGTRDSELAMWQARTVQNELESRGHQTLLVPVKSQGDLNLDEPLYEMGITGIFTKTLDVALVKGEIDIAVHSLKDVPTQLPKGMVQAAVLERADQRDILVYKSSFNPDDHMTIATGSLRRKSQWLNMYPLHNVVDLRGNVNTRLAKLQNNTDWHAAIFAKAGLERINILKNLRGSYGLEYSHLDSFIPAPAQGAMMVAAMENNAEVVEAVKELNHLDTQKCVDIERLFLRRLEGGCTAPIGGFAQIKQGRLHFTGCLLSLDGKQRIQTNGISESLDWKDLEEFAFAKAEHIFNNGGLQLMASIKEALK, encoded by the coding sequence ATGAGTAAACAGATACGTATAGGAACTCGCGATAGTGAGCTAGCCATGTGGCAGGCGCGCACCGTTCAAAATGAACTGGAATCTCGAGGTCATCAAACCTTATTAGTACCCGTAAAATCTCAAGGCGATCTCAACCTTGACGAGCCTTTGTATGAAATGGGAATTACGGGAATCTTTACCAAAACACTGGATGTTGCACTCGTCAAAGGTGAAATTGATATTGCGGTTCATAGCCTTAAAGATGTGCCTACACAACTACCTAAAGGAATGGTTCAAGCCGCCGTGCTAGAACGTGCTGACCAGCGTGACATTCTAGTTTACAAATCCAGCTTCAATCCAGACGATCACATGACCATCGCGACGGGAAGCTTGCGTCGCAAGTCGCAGTGGTTGAATATGTATCCGTTACATAACGTGGTGGATTTACGTGGTAACGTCAACACAAGACTAGCCAAACTCCAGAACAACACCGACTGGCATGCCGCAATTTTTGCCAAAGCTGGTCTGGAACGCATTAATATTCTCAAGAATTTACGTGGTTCTTATGGTCTGGAATACTCACATCTCGATAGCTTTATTCCTGCACCAGCACAAGGTGCTATGATGGTTGCTGCTATGGAAAATAACGCTGAGGTCGTAGAAGCCGTCAAAGAATTGAACCACCTGGACACGCAAAAATGTGTGGATATAGAGCGCTTATTCCTGCGCCGTTTGGAAGGTGGTTGTACCGCACCTATAGGTGGTTTTGCCCAGATAAAACAAGGCAGACTGCATTTTACCGGCTGCCTATTATCGCTGGATGGCAAGCAACGCATTCAAACCAATGGCATTTCAGAAAGCTTGGATTGGAAAGATTTAGAAGAGTTCGCTTTCGCGAAAGCGGAACACATCTTCAACAACGGTGGACTTCAACTCATGGCAAGTATCAAAGAGGCTCTGAAGTAG
- a CDS encoding CvpA family protein — MNWLDIALLIFLLVGFWKGYLNGFFVELTSLIALVAAIYGSIHFSNFAGDWLMSNTEWDDSTITIASFIITFIVIILVVTYAGKLVTKLVKTVQLSFLNKIAGGAFGLVKLAFIASVILMFVNSAAGEIEIVDREIKEESIVYPYVEPVAPYLLPKILEEADELDRRIRGVEDDADSEKETVERDTIY; from the coding sequence ATGAATTGGTTAGACATTGCATTATTGATTTTTTTGTTGGTTGGTTTCTGGAAAGGCTATCTCAATGGCTTTTTTGTAGAATTGACATCCTTAATAGCTCTTGTTGCAGCTATTTACGGCTCCATTCACTTTTCGAATTTTGCTGGGGACTGGTTAATGTCTAATACGGAATGGGACGATTCTACCATTACTATAGCTAGTTTTATCATCACTTTCATTGTCATTATTCTAGTTGTTACCTATGCTGGTAAACTCGTGACTAAACTGGTTAAAACGGTACAGCTAAGCTTTTTGAATAAGATTGCTGGTGGTGCCTTTGGCTTGGTGAAGCTTGCTTTTATAGCTAGCGTTATTTTGATGTTCGTCAATAGTGCCGCTGGTGAGATTGAGATTGTTGATCGCGAGATCAAAGAAGAAAGTATCGTATATCCCTACGTAGAACCCGTAGCTCCATACTTATTGCCTAAAATTTTAGAAGAAGCCGATGAGTTAGACCGAAGGATACGTGGTGTAGAGGATGATGCAGATTCTGAAAAGGAAACTGTTGAGCGAGATACGATTTATTAG
- the tnpA gene encoding IS200/IS605 family transposase produces MSKNNIHAYYHIVFSTKHREPLLCSDLQSPLYKMIWNKCIEINCIPIIINGIEDHIHLLVNANANLSIAKTVKDIKGSSSRWLNTTYKFEEGFAWQRGYGLFTVSPVDIPKISHYIHNQKEHHGNDSTIKEFEL; encoded by the coding sequence ATGTCTAAAAACAACATCCACGCATATTACCACATCGTGTTTTCTACGAAACATAGAGAACCATTGTTGTGTTCGGACCTGCAGTCACCTTTGTACAAAATGATTTGGAATAAGTGCATAGAAATAAATTGTATTCCTATAATAATTAACGGAATAGAGGATCACATTCATTTATTAGTCAATGCAAATGCAAACCTTTCCATCGCCAAAACTGTGAAGGACATCAAAGGATCAAGCTCCAGATGGCTTAACACAACTTATAAATTTGAAGAAGGGTTTGCCTGGCAGCGCGGTTACGGATTATTTACGGTAAGTCCTGTAGATATTCCTAAGATCTCACATTATATCCATAATCAGAAGGAGCATCATGGAAATGACTCCACAATCAAAGAATTCGAGTTATAG
- a CDS encoding SulP family inorganic anion transporter translates to MAQLFKHLKGDLFGGLTAGIVALPLALAFGVQSGLGAVAGLYGAIFIGFFASLFGGTNTQISGPTAPMTAVSMVVIAGILQLNEGSLEDALPAILAVFLMAGIFQITLGALKLGKYIKYIPYPVVSGFMTGIGVIILITQLLPAMGYNAGADEEYVRTFEPVAQESILNGILADEVQEDVLVIDDFTSTIARAQNTTDEEVAAEAKSLAQASSKGVIGTIKTLPRAIQNINWTELIIALITIVIIFGFKKITTAIPSTLIALLGVSAGVYLLDVDAFKLGEIPSGFPMPNFEIVTGFSFAEVSPYIFTALTLALLGAIDSLLTSVVADNMTKTSHNPNRELMGQGIGNSIASLFGGIPGAGATIRTVVNINSGGKTKLSGMIAAILLLIIVVALGGFASEIPNAVLAGILITVGIGVMDYKGLKAIRSIPKSDVIIMFTVLILTVTWDLVYAVGIGLVIASLIFMKKMGDANASKSKVKTLSRKDDYGDEDYSLVPLDLREEVFIKELDGPLFFGSTKDFQAMSQHIPAKATHVIIRMEKVPFMDQSGLFAFEDVATALVKQGVTPLIAGLKEQPQYRLEAIDIIPDLIKEEHLFKSYAECVGWVSQNVEDTVGPDEV, encoded by the coding sequence ATGGCACAACTTTTCAAGCATCTCAAGGGAGATTTATTCGGTGGACTTACTGCGGGTATCGTGGCCTTGCCACTCGCACTGGCATTTGGGGTTCAGTCAGGGTTGGGTGCTGTTGCAGGTTTATATGGTGCCATATTCATTGGGTTTTTTGCATCCCTTTTTGGAGGAACTAATACGCAGATATCTGGACCTACCGCACCTATGACTGCCGTCAGTATGGTGGTAATTGCAGGAATTTTGCAATTGAATGAAGGCAGTCTGGAAGATGCGCTTCCAGCTATTCTTGCGGTCTTTTTAATGGCAGGAATCTTCCAAATCACCTTGGGAGCATTAAAACTGGGTAAGTACATCAAGTACATTCCCTATCCTGTAGTTTCTGGGTTTATGACAGGAATTGGTGTGATTATACTCATTACCCAACTATTACCTGCCATGGGATATAACGCTGGTGCAGATGAAGAATATGTAAGAACATTTGAGCCAGTAGCTCAGGAATCCATCCTGAACGGAATCCTTGCTGACGAAGTTCAAGAAGATGTTCTAGTCATTGATGACTTTACATCAACCATTGCAAGAGCACAAAACACAACAGATGAAGAAGTAGCTGCCGAAGCAAAGTCTCTTGCCCAAGCCTCAAGTAAAGGTGTGATAGGCACCATCAAAACTTTGCCTCGAGCCATTCAAAACATCAACTGGACCGAATTGATTATAGCTCTCATTACGATTGTAATCATATTCGGTTTCAAGAAGATCACCACTGCTATACCATCCACGTTGATTGCGCTGTTGGGTGTTTCCGCTGGAGTGTATTTGCTGGATGTAGATGCTTTTAAGTTGGGTGAAATCCCATCTGGTTTCCCGATGCCCAATTTTGAAATCGTCACTGGATTCAGCTTTGCAGAGGTTTCTCCTTACATTTTTACCGCATTGACACTGGCACTGTTGGGAGCCATTGACTCGCTATTGACCAGTGTCGTGGCAGACAATATGACCAAGACATCTCACAATCCCAATCGGGAACTGATGGGACAAGGAATAGGGAACAGCATTGCCTCATTATTTGGTGGGATTCCAGGTGCTGGAGCCACTATTAGAACAGTGGTGAACATCAATTCTGGCGGTAAAACGAAACTATCGGGAATGATCGCTGCCATTTTGTTGCTAATTATTGTGGTTGCATTAGGAGGTTTTGCCAGCGAGATTCCCAACGCAGTACTTGCAGGAATACTTATCACTGTTGGTATAGGCGTGATGGATTATAAAGGATTGAAAGCCATAAGATCCATTCCTAAAAGTGACGTCATCATTATGTTTACCGTATTGATTTTGACGGTAACTTGGGATCTGGTATATGCCGTTGGAATAGGTTTGGTCATTGCTAGCTTAATCTTCATGAAGAAAATGGGTGATGCCAATGCCTCAAAAAGTAAGGTAAAAACGCTTTCGCGAAAGGATGATTACGGAGACGAAGATTACTCCTTAGTACCACTTGATCTACGCGAAGAAGTCTTTATTAAAGAACTGGACGGTCCGTTGTTTTTTGGTTCTACCAAGGATTTTCAGGCCATGTCTCAACACATTCCAGCAAAAGCTACTCATGTAATCATCAGGATGGAAAAAGTACCCTTCATGGATCAATCGGGATTGTTTGCTTTTGAGGACGTTGCAACAGCTCTTGTAAAACAAGGCGTTACACCTTTAATCGCCGGATTGAAAGAACAACCTCAATACCGATTAGAAGCCATCGACATCATCCCAGACTTAATTAAGGAAGAGCACCTGTTTAAAAGCTATGCAGAATGTGTAGGTTGGGTTTCACAGAATGTTGAAGATACCGTTGGACCTGATGAGGTTTAA
- a CDS encoding SulP family inorganic anion transporter — MFKHLAKDLPASIVVFFVALPLCLGIAVASDAPPFAGLIAGIIGGIVVGAISGSQVGVSGPAAGLAAIVLAAIASLGYEKFLVAVVLGGVIQIVFGIARAGVIGYYFPSSVIKGMLTGIGIIIILKQIPHFFGVDKDPNGDFSFIQPDGENTFTEILNIAGSIGWGSTIIAVIALLVLILWSEFLSKKGKLFTLIQGPLVAVVLGIVFYALTTGSSLEISDLHLVDVPVPDSFESFKGQFIFPDFSVIWLPEIWITAFTIALVASLETLLCVEATDKLDPEKRITPTNRELYAQGTGNILSGLIGGIPITQVIVRSSANIQSGGKTKMSAIFHGFLLLISVVAIPVVLNMIPLSVLAAVLFVVGYKLAKPSTFKAMWDAGLKQFVPFIVTVIIIVFKDLLWGIGIGLVLGIIMTLYQSYKNSHFLHKEDPDHGGPKVRMTLAEEVTFFNKAAVKRELDELPEGTQLELNITKTTYMDYDIIEILQDFKQKAESRNIDITLVSQRGTLKNPENYFQFFKQEKIYPLKKHNQVS; from the coding sequence ATGTTTAAACATCTTGCCAAGGATCTCCCAGCTAGTATTGTAGTTTTCTTTGTAGCCTTACCGCTATGTCTAGGTATAGCTGTAGCCAGTGATGCACCGCCATTTGCTGGTCTTATCGCAGGTATTATAGGTGGTATTGTTGTAGGTGCGATCAGTGGTTCTCAAGTAGGAGTGAGTGGACCTGCTGCTGGTCTTGCAGCGATTGTTCTTGCTGCGATAGCTTCTCTGGGATATGAGAAATTCCTTGTGGCTGTTGTTTTAGGAGGTGTAATTCAAATTGTTTTTGGGATTGCTCGTGCTGGTGTAATTGGGTATTATTTTCCATCATCTGTTATAAAGGGAATGCTGACAGGAATAGGTATCATTATTATTCTCAAACAGATTCCACACTTTTTTGGGGTTGATAAAGATCCAAATGGTGATTTTAGTTTTATCCAACCTGATGGGGAAAACACGTTTACAGAAATATTGAATATTGCAGGTAGTATAGGTTGGGGAAGCACCATCATTGCAGTTATTGCCCTACTGGTTTTAATTCTTTGGTCAGAATTTCTTAGTAAAAAAGGGAAGCTATTTACATTGATTCAGGGTCCTTTAGTAGCTGTTGTTTTAGGGATTGTTTTTTACGCTCTAACAACTGGTTCATCTCTGGAAATATCAGATTTACATTTAGTAGATGTTCCTGTACCAGATAGTTTTGAATCTTTTAAAGGCCAATTCATATTTCCAGATTTTAGTGTGATATGGTTGCCTGAAATATGGATCACAGCATTTACTATAGCGTTAGTGGCCAGCTTAGAAACCTTACTTTGTGTAGAAGCCACGGATAAACTAGATCCGGAAAAAAGAATTACTCCTACTAATCGTGAATTATACGCTCAAGGAACAGGAAATATTCTTTCAGGTCTTATAGGTGGTATACCTATTACTCAAGTAATCGTTCGTAGTAGTGCCAACATCCAATCTGGCGGTAAGACTAAAATGAGCGCCATTTTCCATGGTTTTCTCTTGCTTATTTCTGTTGTAGCGATTCCCGTAGTACTAAACATGATCCCATTATCAGTTCTTGCTGCTGTATTGTTCGTGGTAGGTTATAAGCTTGCCAAACCATCAACCTTCAAGGCAATGTGGGATGCAGGTTTAAAGCAATTTGTGCCTTTTATAGTTACCGTCATTATAATAGTATTCAAGGATTTGCTTTGGGGAATAGGTATTGGTCTGGTTTTGGGAATCATTATGACATTATACCAGAGCTACAAAAACAGTCACTTCCTTCATAAGGAAGATCCTGATCATGGCGGCCCTAAAGTAAGAATGACTTTGGCTGAAGAGGTCACTTTCTTTAATAAAGCAGCGGTTAAAAGAGAGCTTGACGAACTTCCAGAGGGAACTCAGCTAGAATTAAATATCACCAAGACAACCTATATGGATTATGATATTATTGAAATATTACAGGATTTCAAGCAAAAAGCAGAAAGTCGAAACATCGATATAACACTTGTTTCACAGCGAGGGACACTTAAGAATCCAGAGAATTATTTCCAATTCTTTAAACAAGAGAAAATATATCCGCTCAAAAAGCATAACCAGGTATCTTAA
- a CDS encoding tetratricopeptide repeat protein, translating to MRFWIFLLFVSLIQVAVGQDESSAFAKANSSYTAENYQEAIDSYESILQSGQHSAELYYNLGNSYYKMNQVGPAIYNYEKALQMEPSNDDFQNNLKFAQQLRVDSVEEVQSNPFNEFVTGIFTSLSVDNWAYLSIILALLTVLFFILYHYAATAGKKRLMFVISMIFLLATIFAIVAASYSQQLMDDNQQAIVYSAETITKSEPRASAESSFSIHEGTKVTILEEYENWAKIKVANGSESWMPLSDLKKL from the coding sequence ATGAGATTCTGGATATTCCTATTATTTGTTAGTCTGATTCAAGTTGCTGTAGGGCAAGATGAAAGTTCCGCTTTCGCGAAAGCGAACTCATCCTACACCGCAGAAAATTATCAAGAAGCCATCGATTCCTATGAATCCATATTGCAGTCTGGCCAGCACAGCGCAGAGTTATACTACAATCTGGGTAACTCCTACTACAAAATGAATCAGGTAGGACCAGCGATCTACAATTATGAAAAGGCTCTGCAGATGGAACCTTCAAACGATGATTTCCAGAACAACCTGAAATTTGCACAGCAGTTGCGTGTGGACAGCGTGGAAGAAGTCCAGAGCAATCCATTCAATGAGTTTGTGACTGGTATTTTCACCTCTTTATCTGTGGACAATTGGGCTTATTTGAGTATTATTCTGGCATTGTTGACCGTACTGTTTTTCATCCTATATCACTATGCTGCCACGGCTGGAAAAAAGCGCCTGATGTTTGTGATCTCAATGATTTTTCTACTGGCTACTATTTTTGCCATCGTAGCTGCGAGTTATAGCCAACAATTGATGGACGACAACCAGCAGGCGATCGTTTACAGTGCGGAAACCATCACAAAATCAGAACCTAGAGCCAGTGCAGAGTCCAGTTTTTCAATTCACGAGGGAACAAAGGTCACCATCCTTGAGGAATATGAGAACTGGGCAAAGATCAAAGTAGCTAATGGTTCAGAGTCCTGGATGCCACTATCAGATTTGAAAAAACTATAG